The stretch of DNA AGGAGGCAAAGAGCCTTGAGACGCTGCCCACACAAAAACGCGGATGGACGTTGGACGTATTGGTCGGACTCCAGCGGATAAACAGACAAGAGTTCACTCTGAACGAGGCATATTCTTTAGAAACAAGCCTTGCACGATTACACCCAGAGAATCGACACATACGGGACAAGATTCGACAACAGCTTCAAGTACTTCGAGACCTTGGTTACCTTAAATTTCTCGGTCAGGGTACCTACAAGTGGACGAAATGAAAATGCTAACTATAGTATGTAGACAGCACTCTTTCGTGGTATTAATTGATCGGCGCTATGCGAAGACGCGAGACGCCGGCGCCGGTCGATTTTACGCCAGAAGTCACGACCAGTTGGTCGTTCCCGGAGCGGGGGAACTGGGCCACCCATAACGCCGACTATCGCGGCAATTTCGCGCCCCAAATCGCACGCAATATAATCGAGATGTACTCCGCCGAGGGGGACAATGTGCTCGACGAGATGGTCGGAGCGGGCACCACGCTTATCGAGGCGAAACTTCTCCACCGCAACGCGCTTGGCGTGGACATCAATCCTAAGGCCGTGTCGCTGGCCAACAAGGCGCTCGAGTTTCCGTACGAGTCATCGACCAAACAGAAGGCGGTGGTCGGGGATGCGCGCAATCTCGAAATGCTCAAAGATGGAAGCGTGGATTTGATACTTACACATCCGCCGTATTTGAATATCGTCAAGTACTCCGACGGGGCGATTGAAGGGGATTTGTCCAACATCGCGAATGTGGATGCGTTCTGCGACCAGATAGAGGCGGTGGCGCGGGAGGCGTTTCGTGTGCTGAAGTGCGACCGGTACTGCGCGATACTCATTGGGGACACGCGGAAGGCGAGGCATTATGTGCCGCTGTCGTACTATGTCATGCAGCGGTTTCTGCGGGCAGGGTTCGCCCTTCGGGAGGAAATTATCAAGGCGCAACACAACTGCGTGTATTCGAAGCGGTGGGAGTCGCGGGCGAAAGCGATGAAGTTTTACCTGATCATGCACGAGCATCTGTTCGTGTTTCGGAAGCCGTCGCCGGGGGAGAGCTTGGCGAAGATCAAGTGGAGTGTGATGAGGTAGGGGGCTGGCGGCTGTCAGGTCACACTTGTCCGCCTTCGGCGGGACAAGCAGGACCTGACAGAACAGAGAAGGTCACACTCGTCCACCTTCGGTGGGACGAGCAGGACCTGACAGAACGTCAGATTCGAGGATGATGCTTAGAGTAGCCGGTGACGAGCCGAGGGGAGATTGCTTCGTCCGGTTCGCCTTCGGCAAGTCCTCCTCGCAATGACAGAAGCCACGGGCGACAAGACCCTGCCCACGTTGGTCCTCCGAGAGGTCCTGACCCGCAGGTAACTCTCGAGTGGAACCGGCTTCTGCTGTCAATCTGCCCGTAAATACATCTAAATGCATCGGCAAGTGTCACGGTGTCAAGTAGTTCCGGACAGCAGAGAACTCCTTCCGGGGAGCTTGAATATCGCCCGAGGGCGACTATATTACCGCCGCTATGAATCCGACAATCGAGGAACCCCCGATGATCGCGAAAGAGCCGTCGCGGCACGAAGTCTGGCGCATGTTCGACCGGGTGGCCAACCGATACGATTTCCTCAATCACTTCTTGTCATTCAATCGTGACAAGGCATGGCGCAGGAAACTGGCCGACTCGTTGCCCGACGGGAATGAGTTGACTGTGCTCGATCTGGCCACCGGCACGGCGGACCAACTGCTTGCCCTGTACGATACGGGTCGGGTGCGAAACGGCGTGGGCGTGGATATGGCCGAACAAATGCTGGCGATCGGGCAAATCAAGATCGACCGGCGGCGGTTGAGCGAATCGCTGAAATTGCTGCGCGCTGACGCCGAGCGGCTGCCGTTTGGCAACGGCTGTTTTGATGTCGTGTCAATCACCTTCGGTATCAGAAACGTGCTCGACGTTTCACTCGCGCTCCGTGAAATGCACCGGGTGTTGCACACCGGAGGACGAGTGTTGATTCTGGAATTCTCGCTGCCGCATAACGTTCTCCTTCGGAAGCTATATCTGTTTTACTTTCGTCGGATTCTCCCCCGTCTGGGCGGATTGATTTCAGGGGATGCCTATGCGTATCACTATCTCAACGAAACCGTGGAAACCTTTCCATACGGCGATTCTTTCCGCTCGTTAATGGGCGGGGCTGGATTCATCAACGTCAAGGAGACACCTTTGACATTCGGCGTGGCGACCCTGTATCAGGGAGACAAGGCGTGACATATATAGCGTCGGACACGGTTGCGCGCACGATTACAGATGCGGCCCGCACGCTGCGTGAGAAGCTGGAGCGGAACACGGAGACGCCGGTGCGTCAAGATGTGCGAATCGAGGCGATCGACCTGCTGGCGTGGCTGGCGGCGCAGATAAACTCCAACAAGTTCTATTGGAAGAGCCGCGAGATCGAGCTCGAGATTGCCGGGATCGGGGTGGCCGGGAGGATCTCGCTCGACGCCGATCGATCGCTCGCCGATGTTGAAGCGCAGTTCGTTTTCCCGCAGGCGCACGGCAGGACCGAGCCACGCTATTTCGGCGGCATGCGGTTCGACTATTCACCTTCGCGCAAGAATCCAGAGTGGGCGCCGTTCGGGAACGCGTTGTTCATTTTGCCGCAGGTGGAACTGGTTCGGAGCGGACGGGATTTTTATTTGGCGTGCAATCTGGTGCGCCAGAGTGAGCGAGAGAATCTCATACGAGCGCTCGGCTCGCTCGCGGAACCTGTGCCCGTAGCAGACACGGACATTCAGATTGGTCACGGACAAGTCCAGACACCGGGTCGGCGGGAGTGGGAGCAGATGCTTTCGCGGGCGCTCGGGCTGATCCGTTCA from Candidatus Zixiibacteriota bacterium encodes:
- a CDS encoding DNA methyltransferase; the encoded protein is MRRRETPAPVDFTPEVTTSWSFPERGNWATHNADYRGNFAPQIARNIIEMYSAEGDNVLDEMVGAGTTLIEAKLLHRNALGVDINPKAVSLANKALEFPYESSTKQKAVVGDARNLEMLKDGSVDLILTHPPYLNIVKYSDGAIEGDLSNIANVDAFCDQIEAVAREAFRVLKCDRYCAILIGDTRKARHYVPLSYYVMQRFLRAGFALREEIIKAQHNCVYSKRWESRAKAMKFYLIMHEHLFVFRKPSPGESLAKIKWSVMR
- the ubiE gene encoding bifunctional demethylmenaquinone methyltransferase/2-methoxy-6-polyprenyl-1,4-benzoquinol methylase UbiE is translated as MIAKEPSRHEVWRMFDRVANRYDFLNHFLSFNRDKAWRRKLADSLPDGNELTVLDLATGTADQLLALYDTGRVRNGVGVDMAEQMLAIGQIKIDRRRLSESLKLLRADAERLPFGNGCFDVVSITFGIRNVLDVSLALREMHRVLHTGGRVLILEFSLPHNVLLRKLYLFYFRRILPRLGGLISGDAYAYHYLNETVETFPYGDSFRSLMGGAGFINVKETPLTFGVATLYQGDKA